In Fodinibius saliphilus, the sequence CTTTGAAAACCTTCGTGCCATTCCCTGGGTGTTTGCATGGACGCAGGTGCGTTATAATGTGCCCGGTTGGTTTGGGATCGGCAAAGTGCTGCACACCTTGATTGGACAAGTAGATAAGTTGGAGAAGCTACAAAGATGGTATAAGGAGGAGATCTTTTTTAAAACCGTGCTCGACAATGCCCAGCGAGAAATGGCCCGTACGCATATTCCCACAGCTAATATTTATGAGGACATCGATGATGGTAGTTTCCATCGTCGTATTACCGAAGATTTTGAAAAGGCTGCAACGGCTATTACCCAAATAACAGGGCAAACCCGTATTTTGGATAATAGTCCGGTAATTAAGAAATCGATTCGTTTCCGAAATCCGTTTACATATCCTCTGAATATGATGCAAACTGAGCTGCTGCAACGATGGAAAACAAAGCAGGTAGAGAAAGAGGATGACCTGCGCAATGCACTATTCTTAAGTATTAACGGTGTAGCTGCTGCCATGCAAAGCACAGGGTAGCAAAAGGGAGTTTAGAATGGAGGATTATGAATGAAGTTTGGTACGTTTAATTCCTAATTTTTAATTAACTCTTTCATTTGGCGGCGAAATTTAGGAGCTCCACCGTTGGCAGGGTGTCGTACCGGTGTATAAGAATCAATGCCAAAAGCGTCGAGACTTTGCTCACACTTTCTGCCGACTGCAATAAGTTGTCCATCGGGAAAAATATCCAGAAAAGCTCGTAGCGATGGGTATCCTTTCTCAAGTTCATTGTCGGTAGGAGTGCGGTTGCTAAGTAGACCATCATCTTCATCATACGGATGCCACGGCAGGGCGTTCCAAAGCACTGTTTCATAGGGATCAATACCAAGCTGGTAGATCGCTTTCCACATGATAGTAGCAGTAGGCTCCGACATCCCTTTTTCCTTGATTTCTGGCTTGCTGGTACGTTGTGGGGTAATGGCGGTAAAGGCCCCATCTGCCGGAATACCGTGCACAGGTTTATGATGTCCCAAGAGAATACGTTCAGAAGTCATTGCTATGCCCGTAAAATGACCTCCTTGATACCCCAGTGCTTCAGCAATGAAAAGATACTTTGCGGTATCAATTCGTTCTTTGAGATAGGTCTGAAGTTGTTTTCGGCGAATCTCAGGCCCCTGTTCATTGAGGTCATGCTGTGGATCTTTTTGGTACCAGGGATTAAAAAAAGCACCGTTC encodes:
- a CDS encoding uracil-DNA glycosylase, which produces MNSIDTLFDLLSDTPNGAFFNPWYQKDPQHDLNEQGPEIRRKQLQTYLKERIDTAKYLFIAEALGYQGGHFTGIAMTSERILLGHHKPVHGIPADGAFTAITPQRTSKPEIKEKGMSEPTATIMWKAIYQLGIDPYETVLWNALPWHPYDEDDGLLSNRTPTDNELEKGYPSLRAFLDIFPDGQLIAVGRKCEQSLDAFGIDSYTPVRHPANGGAPKFRRQMKELIKN